ttaagcAAGTGAATTTATCAGGTTATTTGTATCTAATTTCACACGAAAATACATTTATTCCAAATAATGTTCAGCGTCTTAGTTACAACACTAATCAACAGTAATAGTAAGTTATTTACAGACTGTGGTGTTTTCTATAATCATAGTATAGAATAGTTTCATTTAGCATATATTGCATTTATGTCGAGTGttatacatacagtgtataaaacataaatacaaacatgtgaGTGCTAAAAACGAAGGCAACTGGTTGCCTTCATGTTTAGAACTTAAAGACCTaccatgacctggatgactgagaaccttcacagacaaacTTGTGGTCCGTTTTATCCCGaattctttgttgttgttttttaaatggctgcagCTCAACTGTTGATTTGTTCTAACCTCGTGGTGTGATGGAATGTCCTAACCAAGAAAATACTGACTCAGTTTAGTCTACAGCTGAAGATCACAAAGCAGTTTAGGAAGATTAGAAGCTTCTTGTTTGGAAAAGCATTTGGTTTTTTGGGACCTTTTGGATCTGATAATTTAGGGTTTGGCTGCTTTGTTATAGTGCATGTGATTGCTAACGCTGAATTCAACTGGATGTGTAATGAATTTTCTTGATGATCCTGAGTTTAAGAGGCCCTACAAACTCAGTttatgacagtgtttttttaatcgtTATGTTTTATGTGTTGAAATGTAAAGACATAAAGTTTCTTCTTCAGTTTCTTTGTGGATGCCATTGAGAAAAGGACAGAGCTCCACTAAGCGTAAAGTCCATCCACGAACTGTTAATGGTAGGACGTGAGAATGTCACCGGCGCGTGTTCTGAGTGCAGTTGACCTAATTCATTGTGGTGTGGTGTTTGAAGTTCTAATGGTTCTAAAGTGTTCCTGGACTGCTCTGGTTTGTTGTTTCGAGTTCTTGTTTAGCGGTTGGTTTTCAACGGACATTTTATTGAATCCACTCAGTGAATCCAAATCCTTACAGACAATAACTCAACCAGTCAAATCCTTTTTTTGCACTGCTACAGCAGCTTAAACATTCAATATTTCTTCAAAAAACTGGTACTTTCCACTATAGTCAATGGAAAATGATGGATTCAATAAAGGATTTGTCTGCCataaagcaaaagcaaaatATTGCACTACCAAGGAACTGCATCCAAAAGGAACAGAGAATTCCAACTTGTatcttgttttggttttgtatgGTTTTCAGAAACTTGTGAACTTGTGTTCCTTAATATTTGTTATAACTTCATCTTTCAATTATGTCTCTCCATCAccttctccatcttctcttctctgcttcctcttcctctccatttcTCTGTCTCCAGATGATGAGGATGGACTCTATCAGTAGGCCCATTCCTATCCAGATCCCCAGCCTCTCCCAGCAGCCTCTTCCGCTCTCTCAGCCTCAGACTCCGCCCTCCAGGTCCAGCTACACTGAGGGCCTCGTCCCATCTGAGGATTCCTCACCATCACCGCCGTCGCCCCCtatacctcctcctcctccacccatcGCAAGTGTGGCCCATCAGACGGCACCAACTTCCTCCTCATATGTCAAGTACAGCACGCTGGCTCGCCtgcagaaccagaaccaggccAGGACACCACTGCCAGGACTAACGCTATCCGCCCAGTCCGCCAAAACAAATTATAATACTCTTCCAACTGTTTATACCACCTCCCCTCAGTTACCACCAtcccctccaccacctcctccacccacCGAACCGGCTCCAGGCTCAGCCATGGCCGCATTGAAATTTGGTCCACCGAGCCCTTCCTCTGTTCTGCCACCCCCACCCCCGCTGGAGGAAGAGGATCACGATCCCAACTTCcttccaccacctcctcctgaAAGCCTGGAGACCAACGGGttgccacctcctcctcctccagagccCATCCTCAATGCCTGTACTCAACTTTCCAACTCTGGCCTCCAACAGTTCCTGTCACAGAAATTCCCCAACATGGTGTACGACTTTGCCCTGTCAGTACCTGATGAgaattctcctcctcctcctccccctcctccaggAGAACTTTCTCCTCCCACATCCCTGCAAGTGCACCGGCCTCTGTCGCCCAGTGCGCCCCCTCCTGCACCTCCCAAAACATTCACTGTTGGATTTTTTCCACCGCAAACTGCTCCCAAACCTTCTGGCCCTTCATCTCTTCCTCTTGCCCTCTCACCTGTGTCACCATGTCCACCCAACAGCAGCCATGGAccatttaaaaagcagcaaagtTTCTCAACAGGACATTCGCCAAACCAGCCACCTCCTACTCTTCCAAAGCAGCACAGCCTCTCCTCCAAAAACCTTGCCCTCTCCCCTTctgcgtcttcttcttctgtctccatTGCAGCTGCTACCTCTTCTTTGGTCAAACAGATTGTCAATCAGTTCCCAGGTAATGCGtccacctcctctcttccttcccCCAACTCCATTGATGGATACAAGTTCTCCGCTCCTCAGTCTCCTCCAGCAGTCAAGGCCAAACCAAAGTGGCAGCCAGGAGGAGTGATGGGTCCACAGTCCCCAGAGTTTCCACCACCTCCTTTTGACAGCTCTGTAGGAGACTTCCCCCCTCCTCCATCTGCATCTTCCTCCAAGACAGGCTCCCCTATAAAGAAGtcaccctccacctcctccacaggATCCAACAAGCGAGGGCCTCCACCAACGCCACAGAGAGCCTCTTCCATGCGTGCCAATTCAGGCGACACGCAAGAGGAGAGGCCAAAGAAGGTGGAGAGTCTGGTCAACAAATTTGGCCAAGCTCCTCAGACAGGAACCTCGTCCAGCTCCTCGTCAGCAACCGGTTCTCCTTCAAAAGATTCCTCTACACTTCCCGCTCCGCTCCCTAAACCAGGGAAGCTGAACTTGGCAAACCTCCCATTGGTGCTCCAGGGGCTGCAAACAGGCCAGCACCATCAGCCTACAGATTTCACCACACCGCCTCCCCCACCTCCGCCCTCCCAGCCTCCCCACGTTGACTCATCTCCCGACTACTTCCCACCTCCCCCCAGTGACTTTGAGCTcttcccacctcctcctcacccgTCAGAGTTTCATCATCCCCCTAAAGTAGCCGTGGTGAATCCGCAGCctcaaatgcagcagcagcaacagtcagCGACATCCATTTTATCATCGTCATCGTGGAAACAAGGCTCGCTGAAAAAAGGGGCGGTCCCTCCTCCGTCGCTAAGCCGGCGGACGAGCAACACATCCCAGTACGACAACATAATTTCACTTCCCATCTCTCCACCACCTCTGTCCCAGACGCCGCCGccgtctctgtcctcttactcctcttcctcctctcctgttcCACCCACCTCCCCAAAATCAGCAGGGCCCAGCTCCCTGACACTAAAGCCCCACTTCCTGGAGGACCTGAACCGCACGCTCAAGAGGAAGTCGATGTCTCGCCATGGCTCGCTCACCTCTACCCACCTCATACCTTCCTCAAAGATGGAGCCCATGGGCACCATGGACGACATGGCGCTCCTCCCGCCGCCGCCCCCCGAgctcatgcagcagcagcagcagcacggtgTCCGAGGACAGTCCCACACGTTGTCTCGCCACCACTCGCACTCCCAGTCCGCCAAACACGCCAACATCTCAGGCTATGCAACGCTGCGGCGAGGTCCGCCTCCCGCTCCTCCGAAAAGGGACCAAAGTACTAAACTGACCAGTGACTGGTAGAGAGCGGGGGACACTGGGGTGGAGCCTAAAACAAATGAACTATGACTATTTAGGTCTTGATATTCAATGTCTGTCTTGACTTGTTCGTCTCTCCTCATCCTTAACCGTCCACCATTGGATTTCTCTGAGCAAGTAGCAAGCGATGTTTCCTACTCGTAACCGCAGATAACAAACTGTTCCTATTATTATCCTCATTATGAATATCATTACCCGTACATGTTTAACCCAATGACATGAgttaaagaatatatatatatgtatatatgcagtatatatacatgtatatctgtatacaagcaagccagaaaaaaaaaatcacctatCAAGCTTTTTTCACGACGTCTCCGCTTtgcattgaaaaaaatatacaaaaagacGAGACTTGAACGGCAACAGAGACAATGTGCTGCGGAATAACTGGTACTGCATGGAGCCGTGGCAACGGAAGCAACGTCACAGATGAAGGGATTAACGGGGAAGGAACGTGAAAGTGAGGTGATGTGTATAGAAATGTTGGGTAGGGGGGCGGGGGAGCGGGGCACTTGTAGAGGGAGCATTGCCATTCATTTCaacctttgtttgtgtgtgtgtgtttttatataagaTTATTTAATACTGGAaagatattgttattattatagttattttaagtttttaagaAGAGAACCACACTAGCGTACAGCTAGTTGCactccatttttatttatgggaTAGTTCCGTTTTTTGTTTCAAGTCTGGTTGTAAGAGATGTTGACACGTTCTTGACACTAAGTGCTGACACTTCCAGCCGGGACAGAAGGGAAAATAGGTTTTAtccacttaaaggaatacttcaccgatttgcatttagatttgtattactagaatagggctagtatttttgaaaaaatgtgcttcccaaccttaGTTTCCACTGAGtcaaaaaatatcttcattcttttctttgttacatgctcaccagtgacacttggtcctgttagcgtaactgttagcaaagatggtggacactgtttacttTCTGTGAATGAGTTCCTGCCCCCCTACGACTGGGTCTAACAAGTGCAGGATTAGCGTTGCCGCTTCAAGCTGAAActgcagaatgtaaacagtgtccgccatctttgctaaccggtacgctaacaggaccaaatGTCACCGGTGGGGATGTAACAaaattctagtaatacaaagctaaatgcaaatctgtgaagtattcctttaatagaAGGAttacctaataaaatctatgcctgtTTGTAGCCTTTTCTAACTGATAAActgccttttctgactggaaaatgACGTCTGTAAACGTCCTCATAcaaaactccatagagaaaatcagtgatttagcACTATTGCACGCGGGGGTTTTCGCTCCACTGTTGCCCCCGTTACTGAACTcaaatttgttattttgtcacacaggtgtttgaaatcctttgttcagatttaccccAGTGAGACAAACTtagcaaacacagcagcagtagagcagcagctcctgttttcTGGCgtgctaaaaacactgattttctacatggactttggtgctgttAGAGAAGAGCTGCACTAAACGTCATCCTAAGATAATTGTAGACCAAGGGTCTAAACCACAAATGACCTAGGGGCTAGTAAGTGTCTAGTTTGGTGAAAGGgggacaaaaactcaaactttGTGAGAAAAAGataatgatatttcacagaatttcaaaataaaagtgtttgttttgatatagttcacaatataaacatatttatgatgccaAATTAGTCTATTaattcaaaaaaacatacataaacaaCTCCTTatgacttgatattaagtggcaggCCACATGAAATTAAATTGGGGGGGCTCTGTTTTAGACATAAgggtagattttattaggtgagccttaattggctaaaatctgtttctctGCATCTGCTTTAGTCTGGTTCATGATTATGTATCAACGTCTCATTCAATCTCACTTCAAAGACACCTGAACTGTCACTTTCAGCTAATTTGATTCAAACATATTTTCCTTAACATTTTGAGCTCTGTAGCTGATTGGTTGTTCTTCTGTGGGATTTAAGACCTCGTGCTTCAATCCACATTCATTTTACACGTACGGTTGAGCTCAGATTACATACAGTGGGTTTAAAATCAGTTTTAGTGtgttaaagattttttttataccagAGGGAACTATGGTTATTTCCATGTCTTCCCTTCcctcttgaaaaaaaaaaaaagaattatctGAGTTCAGCCTAAGCACGAGTCAGTTTCCACATGTTCACGTTTAAACGGACTTATTTCATTCATCGTTATGTTCTCAGCTTTGCCGTTTGGTGTTTGTTGGCTTGTAGACCAAGCAGCTACAGTGAACTGTCTGAAAGAAGGTGATCATCTCTTTGCAAGTAAATAAATCAGTCGATTGTTTGTCATCTTATCACGGCTGGTCCATCACTTTGCATGTCAAGTTTTTAAAGGTGTGAGTCCAAAGAACTGCTTAAGGGATGAATTTGTGTGATGACATTATATCCTGCAGGGACTTTGCCATACTATTATTTTATagatattactattattattattatcatta
This sequence is a window from Solea senegalensis isolate Sse05_10M unplaced genomic scaffold, IFAPA_SoseM_1 scf7180000013074, whole genome shotgun sequence. Protein-coding genes within it:
- the LOC122760145 gene encoding ras-associated and pleckstrin homology domains-containing protein 1-like, with protein sequence HPQIQKKSQYIKYLCCDDVRNLQQWINSIRIAKYGKQLYINYQEAMRRTEAAYDWSSLSSSSIKSGSSSSSLPESQSNSSQSDSGVSEMTSTGHTRSQSVVSSIFSDAWRRGTQGEMMRMDSISRPIPIQIPSLSQQPLPLSQPQTPPSRSSYTEGLVPSEDSSPSPPSPPIPPPPPPIASVAHQTAPTSSSYVKYSTLARLQNQNQARTPLPGLTLSAQSAKTNYNTLPTVYTTSPQLPPSPPPPPPPTEPAPGSAMAALKFGPPSPSSVLPPPPPLEEEDHDPNFLPPPPPESLETNGLPPPPPPEPILNACTQLSNSGLQQFLSQKFPNMVYDFALSVPDENSPPPPPPPPGELSPPTSLQVHRPLSPSAPPPAPPKTFTVGFFPPQTAPKPSGPSSLPLALSPVSPCPPNSSHGPFKKQQSFSTGHSPNQPPPTLPKQHSLSSKNLALSPSASSSSVSIAAATSSLVKQIVNQFPGNASTSSLPSPNSIDGYKFSAPQSPPAVKAKPKWQPGGVMGPQSPEFPPPPFDSSVGDFPPPPSASSSKTGSPIKKSPSTSSTGSNKRGPPPTPQRASSMRANSGDTQEERPKKVESLVNKFGQAPQTGTSSSSSSATGSPSKDSSTLPAPLPKPGKLNLANLPLVLQGLQTGQHHQPTDFTTPPPPPPPSQPPHVDSSPDYFPPPPSDFELFPPPPHPSEFHHPPKVAVVNPQPQMQQQQQSATSILSSSSWKQGSLKKGAVPPPSLSRRTSNTSQYDNIISLPISPPPLSQTPPPSLSSYSSSSSPVPPTSPKSAGPSSLTLKPHFLEDLNRTLKRKSMSRHGSLTSTHLIPSSKMEPMGTMDDMALLPPPPPELMQQQQQHGVRGQSHTLSRHHSHSQSAKHANISGYATLRRGPPPAPPKRDQSTKLTSDW